A stretch of Deinococcus roseus DNA encodes these proteins:
- a CDS encoding MbnP family protein, producing MKQLMTFLLLGGMAQAATLNIQLSVNVGKTPLEFGQTQQNVAGNTYSLDLLKFYLSEVALVQADGSELPLDGVRLLEFNKDTGTQNIEIFKSDVPAGTYKGVRFSVGIPRSLNHTDPTAQNDPLGVDSGMVWAWNPGYVFFKIEGKFLKGGAQQVFSLHLGTDPYKLQYNLADVQLQKIQLKVPESGGVVKLKLDISQIFKAGLNGEQYDLSQARYQQVHGGPVFGAAYLNLLGAFSLE from the coding sequence ATGAAGCAACTCATGACCTTTTTGCTGCTGGGTGGCATGGCCCAGGCTGCCACCCTGAACATTCAACTCTCTGTAAATGTGGGTAAAACCCCTCTGGAATTCGGACAGACCCAGCAGAACGTGGCTGGCAACACCTACAGCCTGGACCTGCTCAAGTTCTACCTCAGCGAGGTGGCCCTGGTGCAGGCAGACGGTTCTGAACTCCCTTTAGACGGCGTGCGCTTGCTGGAATTCAACAAGGACACCGGAACCCAGAACATCGAAATCTTCAAATCAGATGTGCCTGCCGGAACCTACAAAGGGGTGCGCTTCAGTGTGGGGATTCCCCGGTCCCTCAACCACACCGATCCCACGGCACAGAATGATCCTCTGGGTGTGGATTCAGGGATGGTGTGGGCCTGGAATCCCGGGTATGTGTTCTTCAAGATCGAGGGGAAATTTCTGAAGGGTGGAGCACAGCAGGTCTTTTCCCTGCACCTGGGCACCGATCCTTACAAGCTGCAATACAACCTTGCAGATGTGCAATTGCAGAAAATCCAGCTGAAAGTGCCCGAATCGGGCGGTGTGGTGAAACTGAAACTGGACATCTCGCAGATCTTTAAGGCAGGATTGAATGGCGAACAGTATGATTTGAGTCAGGCCAGATACCAGCAGGTGCACGGAGGTCCCGTTTTCGGGGCAGCCTACCTGAATTTGCTGGGTGCCTTTTCCCTGGAGTGA
- a CDS encoding GlxA family transcriptional regulator, with translation MTGPISSSSPRRVIFLLLGKVNLLDLGGPAQVFDTARYFGAPYQVSFHAFEPSIVSAQGLPLGPLTPPPLPEKHDLVVIPGPELSPPQAGHLMFSGEVLQWLQQAHRIGATLASVCTGAAALGEAGLLDGKICTTHWSLLEHMKHRYPLARVQDGVLFTQDGNIITSAGIASGMDMTLSLIEREHGPLFTARVARYLVLYIRRDSNHAQQSLYLDYRTHLHSGVHRVQDQIAQEPGRKTTLSELASLVKLSPRGLSKAFKQHTGLTPLEYQQKLRLELARQLMHNPALTLEGIAQRCGFEDARHFRRIWKDQFGTSPSSSRLEFQH, from the coding sequence ATGACAGGACCGATCTCCTCTTCCTCACCCCGGCGGGTGATTTTCCTGCTGCTGGGCAAAGTGAACCTGCTGGATCTTGGTGGGCCTGCACAGGTCTTTGACACCGCCCGGTATTTTGGGGCACCCTATCAGGTCTCTTTTCATGCTTTTGAACCCTCCATTGTCAGTGCCCAGGGATTGCCTCTGGGACCGCTCACCCCTCCTCCCCTGCCCGAAAAACACGATCTGGTGGTGATCCCTGGACCGGAACTCAGCCCACCCCAGGCAGGACACCTGATGTTTTCTGGTGAGGTGCTGCAGTGGTTGCAACAGGCCCACAGAATTGGGGCCACCCTGGCCTCGGTGTGCACGGGAGCTGCAGCCCTGGGAGAAGCAGGTTTGCTGGACGGCAAAATTTGCACCACCCACTGGTCTTTGCTGGAGCACATGAAGCACCGCTATCCGCTGGCAAGGGTGCAAGATGGGGTGCTGTTCACCCAGGATGGAAACATCATCACCAGTGCTGGCATTGCCTCTGGCATGGACATGACCCTTTCCCTGATTGAACGGGAACACGGTCCCCTTTTTACTGCACGGGTGGCAAGGTATCTGGTGCTGTACATCAGACGGGACAGCAACCACGCCCAGCAGAGCCTTTACCTGGATTACCGCACCCACCTGCATTCCGGGGTGCACCGGGTTCAGGACCAGATTGCGCAGGAACCGGGTCGAAAAACCACCCTGTCAGAGCTGGCCTCCCTGGTCAAACTCAGTCCCAGAGGGCTCAGCAAGGCCTTCAAGCAACACACCGGCCTCACCCCGCTGGAGTACCAGCAGAAACTCAGGCTGGAACTGGCACGGCAACTGATGCACAACCCGGCCCTCACCCTGGAAGGCATTGCCCAGCGGTGCGGCTTTGAAGATGCCCGCCATTTCAGACGCATCTGGAAAGACCAGTTTGGCACTTCACCGTCTTCAAGCAGGCTGGAATTTCAGCACTAA